A window of the Alnus glutinosa chromosome 4, dhAlnGlut1.1, whole genome shotgun sequence genome harbors these coding sequences:
- the LOC133867429 gene encoding protein DETOXIFICATION 27-like: MGSTLKRDDGDLNQALLPESSIKHGDDQDDQEPMHLASRVWIESKKLWYIVGPAIFSRLLSFSMNIITQAFAGHLGDIELAAISIVVNVICGFSFGFLLGMASALETLCGQAFGAKRYHMLGIYLQRSWIVLFLWSILLLPLYLFATPILKLLRLPDDVADMSGVVALWLTPLHLIFAFQFPLQRFLQSQLKNFVITWVSLAALLVSVLIGWLFVLVLDFGIVGAVVALDISWSVLAVGLFGYLLCGGCPLTWTGFSVEAFSGLWEFIKLSAASGVMLCLETWYYAILMLMTGYLKNATIAVDALSICMNINGLEMMIHLAFFAGTGVRVANELGAGNGKGAKFATIVSVSYSTVIGLFFCVLVLIFHEKLAYVFTSSTDVLVAFDKMSYLLGATILLNSVQPVLSGVAVGSGWQASIAYINLGCYYIIGVPLGVLMGWVFNLGVMGVWGGMIFGGTGIQTVILGVITVRTDWKKQAEIARKRVSKWSHPKPDDHPEVQH, translated from the exons ATGGGGAGCACTCTCAAAAGGGACGATGGGGATCTTAATCAAGCCCTCTTACCAGAATCGTCCATAAAGCACGGAGATGATCAAGATGATCAAGAACCTATGCACCTTGCGTCAAGGGTCTGGATTGAATCCAAGAAGCTATGGTACATAGTTGGCCCTGCCATCTTCAGCCGCCTCCTTAGCTTCTCTATGAACATCATCACTCAAGCCTTTGCTGGCCACCTCGGCGACATTGAACTCGCTGCCATTTCCATTGTCGTCAATGTCATCTGCGGCTTCAGTTTTGGCTTCCTG TTAGGGATGGCGAGCGCATTGGAAACACTGTGTGGTCAGGCTTTTGGGGCGAAGAGGTACCATATGTTGGGCATATACCTGCAAAGATCGTGGATTGTGCTCTTCCTCTGGAGTATCTTGCTCTTGCCCTTGTACCTTTTCGCTACTCCGATTCTGAAACTTTTAAGACTGCCGGACGATGTGGCGGATATGTCAGGGGTGGTTGCTTtgtggctcacacccctgcacCTCATCTTTGCGTTTCAGTTCCCATTGCAGCGGTTCTTGCAATCCCAGCTCAAGAACTTTGTGATTACGTGGGTTTCTTTAGCCGCTTTACTGGTTAGCGTGTTGATTGGTTGGCTCTTCGTACTTGTGTTGGACTTTGGGATTGTTGGTGCAGTTGTTGCTTTGGACATCTCCTGGAGCGTTTTGGCTGTCGGATTGTTTGGGTATCTTCTGTGTGGCGGATGTCCTTTAACATGGACTGGTTTCTCCGTAGAAGCCTTTTCCGGGCTCTGGGAGTTCATCAAACTCTCTGCTGCTTCAGGGGTCATGCTCTG CTTGGAGACCTGGTACTATGCAATACTAATGTTGATGACTGGGTACTTAAAGAATGCCACCATTGCCGTGGATGCCTTGTCAATCTG CATGAACATCAATGGGTTGGAGATGATGATCCATTTAGCTTTCTTCGCTGGTACCGG AGTAAGGGTAGCCAATGAACTGGGAGCTGGTAATGGAAAAGGAGCGAAATTTGCAACTATCGTGTCTGTTTCCTACTCCACCGTGATTGGACTCTTTTTCTGTGTATTAGTCTTGATATTCCACGAGAAGCTCGCTTACGTGTTCACATCCAGCACTGATGTCCTCGTCGCATTTGATAAGATGTCGTACCTCTTAGGTGCCACAATTTTGTTGAACAGTGTTCAACCAGTTTTATCTG GTGTAGCTGTTGGATCAGGATGGCAAGCGTCAATTGCGTATATAAATCTGGGGTGTTACTACATTATTGGAGTTCCTCttggagttctgatgggatggGTCTTCAACTTGGGCGTTATG GGTGTTTGGGGTGGGATGATCTTCGGCGGGACTGGCATTCAGACTGTAATATTGGGCGTGATAACAGTGCGAACCGATTGGAAAAAGCAG GCTGAGATTGCTAGAAAGCGTGTAAGTAAATGGTCACACCCTAAACCAGATGATCATCCGGAGGTCCAACATTAA